One Argentina anserina chromosome 6, drPotAnse1.1, whole genome shotgun sequence genomic window, CTTGGAGGCAATTGCCTTCTTCTCCTCATCGCTAGCTTTCACAAAATCCTTCACTAACTCATCCAAACTTGCGACAATACCAGCCTGCAGAAGAGAAGATAATTGATCAGTAAATGACATTATTCTGATGAGGTACGAGGTGTGTCTATCAATCTAAAATGGTACTAACTTTGGAAGTAAGTTGCCCTTTCGCATCTCTGCTAGTACCACACTTCTCATTGATGAAATTTACAAAATCTTCCAAATCTCTGCCTCCGCCATACTCTTCACCATCCTTGTTGCCCCTTGGGAAAAATTTTAATGTAGGGTATCCGCTCACTCCATACCTGCACAGGATTTTGCATCAGGCCATGTATCTATCCCTCTATAATCTCATTATCTTTTTAATATAACAAATCATATTTTGTCAATGTCAAAGCCGTAACAATGTACCAAAACATTCGATAAACTCACTTCTCAGCAATATCCTTGTAATTGTCAGCATCAACATTAGCAATTACTACATCCTTATCCAACTTAAATGCTGCTGCCACCTTCTCATAAGTCTGGTAGAACATGGAAGATAACACGTCAGGTTTTGTCCCAGCACTGGATAGGGTTGCAAAAACTGAAACAATGAATACCAGAATACACTTACAGGAGCAAGGGATTTACAGTGTCCGCACCTGCCACAAAAGATAAAGAGGGACAAAAGGTGAACATTTGTTCTAGAGATGCAATATTCAAATCAAATTCCACCAAGATACAAACAAATCAAAGGGAGTCTAAAGATATGATCTTACCATGGTGCATAGAACTCCACCAGTACATCTTTTGTTTTGTCGAGGACAATGTCATCAAAAGTTTCCTGTGTCAGAACTACAACACTGGATGGGATTGCAGCTATTTTCACATTGGTTCCTGTATGCAACGCAATGTCATTAGATTAATCACAATTTAAGGTACAGTATATGGACAGTTATcctttgtaaatataaatgccaaaaaaataaaagaaaaatggaaCCATCCTTCAAGGAATTGGCAACCCAGTTTAGTCTACTGTAGAGAAGTGTATTACAAGGTGAAACTATTACCTGCTTCCTTATTAACATACTCAACAAGAGCTTCTGAAGTACGGGCAGCTTCATACCTAATACATGTATAACCCAATCAGAAAAAGTGTGTATCACAGCATTATAAGGATGTACAAGGATGGTGAAACGTGTAATAAACGCATTAATTCAATATGTACCGCAAAACTATCCAATTTTCATGATGCACTAATTTAAGGAAAGGCACTCACTTTTTGGGTTCAAGGGATCCTTTGGGGAACCACTGAATTGTGGGGTAACCAGAAACCCCGAACTTTCCACAAACACTCTTGTGCTCATCACAGTCCACCTACAGAGAACCGTAAAATGCAAGTAAATGAACATTTCAGCTAGTCACTGATATCATGATTGACACTCACAAAGTCACAAGCAGCTCAAAAATTCCAGTTCAAATCCACCAAAGTATAACACTGAAACAAGGGAACCAGGACTAGGAAGTTACCTTCGCGATCAAAACATTCTTTGCTTTCTTGAAACTTGCGCCGAGCTTCTCATACTCTGGAGCAAGCTTCTTACAATGTCCACACCTGCAATGCAAAACAACAGCATAAACAACTGTTGCAGCACGAAACGAAACGCATCCGAAGCACAATGATGCAAGTTTAAgccaatcaaaaccaaaacaatccGCATAAGTAATAGCCTCATTTCAATTTCCACAAGATTAAGAAACCTAACACTGCAATTATTACTAGATCTAGAATCCTAATTCGGCTCTTAACAGATCTCCAACCGATCAAGCTCAGATTAACCACAGCTGATATCATACACACGTCCCTAATTTCAATTCATTAACCGATAAAATCAAGCTACAAAGTACAAATCATTCTGATTATGACAGTGAGCCAAGCTAATCTCCTAGTGATTTAGATTCATCTGGATCAATTATATAAGACCTAATCGCTACCTATAGTAATCTCAAAAGAATCGAAGCTGTGAAATCGAaacgagggagagagagagattaatTACCAGGGGGCGTAGAACTCGACGAGAGCAGCGCGATCTTGACCGACCTCCTTCTCGAAGTTTTCCTCCGTCAGAACGACGACGTCGTCTGCGAAGACCGATGAGACGGCGAGCAGAGCTAGGGCTCCGAGAGCGAATAGAGTCTTGTTTGAGCTCATCATTCTGATTATTCCGGCCGAATTTGCTTCTGTGTTTCTGACTGTCCCCTGTGCTCTGAGCTCAGGTTTTATAGTTCTCTACGGCCAACTACTCCAATTTTGCTTTTTtccttattaaaaaaattggaaaagaaggaaaaaaagaaatttactACTCTAACGTAAAGTGGAAGGTACTCTTTAGTTTGTACAAAGAAGAAGGTACGTGGAATTTTTCACACATTTCTCTCATATGATTATACTTACGTTTTGTGTTACTACGAGATATTATTATATTGTAATTTGAAATATTTATAAAGATGTACGAGATGAAATTACGATAATATGACATAAAAAGTTAATAAATAATGAGTAGACTTGCCCAACTTGTGGCATTTCTCGACAAGCAATTAGCAACAAACGTGAATTACAATGTGGTAGACCCGCACTGATTTCACAAGATCAAAATAAGAGACCAAATTTACCCAAATTATATGTCACTGTCCCAATGAATTTTGACATTATATTTTACTGAAATAAATTTGTCGTCCACTTTTATTATGTTCACTATATGCCTactattttaaataaatataaaatgtcTTTTATAAGactataattataaatttgctAAGAAAAAAAGTacttaatatttatttaagaTAGTGAGCATGAAGTAGATATAATAAAATGTGCAATAAATTTATTTACCTTTATTTTACCATTCTACACAGTTCATCTTGTGCACCACGCGGCAAATGTTGTGTGGAGAGTTGATGACCAAATAAGATTAAAAAATGATGTACGGACGTACGGTTAACCAATCAAGAGCAAGTATTCGGTAGGTTGAACCAATCAGGTGCCATCTTATTGCCAAAAACACGTAGcagtcaaaagtcaaaacaacccaaataaacaaaaaactcGCGCGTAATTTAAAGAACTATAATAAACAGGCAGAGCTGCAGTGGGGGTGTTGCGAGAATCGAACTCGCGACCTCTCGCACCCGAAGCGAGAATCATACCACTAGACCAAACACCCGATCTCGCTGTTTTGTTACcggttataattaattaacctATACTATACCATTATtaagcttcttcttcctcttattTAGCATATATAATTGTCTGAAATCGAAATTCCTATTTCTGCAAAACTAGCCCTAAACCTCTAAAATCTCTGAGATATTGATCCACATCCAGCTGAGCTCTCGAAGCTCGAATCACGTATCCATGGCCAGCACTGGTGTAAGTGCATCATTTAATCAACCCTCgcttcttcttttctcattGAGAATAATCAAGTTGGCCCTAATTAGGgtaaagttttgatttttagggttttgaatttgTTGGGTGCAGGGTGCTGCTGGAGTGGATAACACTCACAGAAGGAAATTCGACCTTGAAGAGTACGCAGAGAAAGCCCGCGAGCGTGAACGAAAGGTTTCTACTTTCCCAAAACCCTAGTGGCTTTTGAACTTTGTCAAGCGTGTACATTTTGTTTATGGCATTGATTAAGTTGTTAGTAATGTGATTTCTCTGTTTaatttggggggttttgcaTTGTGGTTTCAGGAAGAGGAGGTAGCTCGTAAGTCGAAATGTGAGTCTTGCTGAATCTTTAGTTTTGGTGACTCTTTGTGTTGGTTTGTTTGATGGAGATTGAAGTTGGTTtgtgtgtttgatttttctcgTGTGCAGCGAAAGGTCCTCCGGTGCAGAGGAAGCCATTGAAGCACAGGGATTATGAAGTGGACCTTGAATCTCGCTTGGGGAAAACACAGGTAATCAAGATTGTTCCCCAAAATTTTCAATAGAAAGTTTCAGTTTATTTGGTTTCTGTTTATCAGGGATACCGGTGTGCAGTTCAATAGGATTTCAATGCGACTATAATGGGTTTGGGGAGCTCAGGACAGTAGATGTATTGGTTTTAGCTCTTAGCAGAAACAAATAAGTCTGGAGCTGGTTGTCTGGTTGTTTGAACAACTTGTAGGTTTTCTGTTGTATATCTCTCGAATACAGAACATAGTTGGATTCGGAAGTTTTCATCATTCAGAGTTGGAAAAATTGTACATTAGGAAACATTTTTCATATATTGTTTCAGTTCTTTTCACTTTATAATAATGAGAGACTTGAAGAGGTGGGTGCAGTGGATATTCCCAGGTTTTATTATGGTTTGTGTCTAGTTTTTTGTCTTCCAAGTTGAAGAGTGTAGACTTTAGGATGCCGTGCCTGGAAAAATCTGATGAATGAAGTGGACAGCAATATTTAGAAACAATCCTCAAATAAATCATTCCTTCAGAAGTTTTTGTAGCCTCTTTTATTGTATATTATGCTGCTTATCAGGGACCAATGTCTGATCTTTCTTTTACTTGAATGTTTTTTTGCAGGTTGTTACTCCAATAGCACCTTTAAGCCAGCAGGTAAAATTTTCCCACGTTTGCAAAGGTCTTTGCAGTATATGATTTCCATTGTCCTTGTTTTTTCTAGTTCGCAGTGTTCATTTATGTATTTTTGGTTATTTCCTTTCTTTACGACCATTGAATAGTCtctctctaatttttttttaaaaacattACAGACATTTTGTCTTACTTTGATACAAGGCAAATGCTACCAACTATTTGGGGAATGTCATCTTTTAGGTTGAATTGCAAATATTGGTTGTCAGATTGAAAAATATCTGTTGTTCTAATGCAGCATGTTGTTTCATATGTCTCTTAGtgattgattgatgtcttTTCAGGGTGGATACTTTTGTCCAGTTTGTGAGTGCGTTGTCAAAGATTCTGCAAATTACTTGGATCATATCAATGGCAAAAAACGTATGTAATATCCAGATAGAggccttttctttttgtctttGCTATCTTTTTGTAGTTggtttataataatttcttttatTGCTGTAGATCAAAGAGCTTTGGGCATGTCTATGCGGGTAGAGCGTGCATCTCTTGAACAGGTGAGTTAGAATCACTCATGTATTGAGAATGGCTTTTATGGATTGAAAATAGATACACAGAAATCCAAATGTGGGACATTCCTTACCGCAAAGTAAAATCAGAACATATATGCCACTTTCTGGTGATTTAAGAAGATAACTACAGAACGTGTAGAAATTATATTAGTTCTCTTGTCTGTTATTTGTTATTGGACATATTTGCTTTTTGAAAATATGATTATTGCATCTTTAAACTGTGAATTCATTTAATGGTATGCAGGTTCAGAGTCGATTTGAAAAGCTGAAGAAGCGTAAAACTGATCTGCCCTTCACTGAGCAAGGTAAGACATTGAACCACTGAGAAGCAAATGAGTACATTTTAAGACTTTTTTGACACCTAAACCAATATTGTAATTTTATGATTGGGGCGAATACTATAAAGTTAAACAAATCTTTTCTTTCTCAGATCTTGATGAGCGGATCTTGAAGCAGCagcaagaggaagaagaaaggaagCGACAGCGTcgagaaaagaagaaagagaagaaggttGGTAGAATTCTTGTACTTTTAATCTTTGTTTGGCTGATTTGGAGAGTTAATATCATGCTATTACTTGCAAATTTTTTTTGCCTTCTTGTAATAACTCTCTTCAATCTTCTCTCTTGGTACAGAAAGAGAAGGTAGGTGAGGAGGAAATTGATATCGACCCTGACGTTGCAGCAATGATGGGATTTGGTGGATTTGGTTCATCCAAGAAATAATCTCTGCCAATTCAATCTTCATCTCTACTGACgttattttcttcatcagTCAATTTTACGGATTGAGGTTTTGTAACTTGTACAAAATGTAACTTTATGAACTTCAACGTCTTGCATACTTCACTGCTAGTGGTTTTATGGAAATATGAATTGGATCTGGTCCTCATTCATTTCTTTTTACTAAAATCAATGATGGATTGGAATTTAGAACTATGGTGTTATATTTGTTTCATCGCAAATTGAATACTACAATAATTCCCTACTCATGAGCAACCAAGCAGGAAGAAAACTGTTTAGTGTACATGCACTCATCAAAGCCTCATCTACAGTCCAAGTATTGTAGTACCATGACAGTCTTACTGCATCAGAAACTTGACTGTGATCTGATATGTTTTGATGATATTTGCGTAGGTTTACGAGTTTACGTCTGCAAATTGAAATCATTAGTCAGATCAAATTCTAGATTCAGGGTTTGTGGCAGGAAGTTATCAAATACTTTTACACTGCAGAGTCGAATAGCATAAACCAaagaacaaaatatttattctGTAATAGTGTTATTTCAACAAATAAGTTGCATACTCTGAAAGCAGTTCTCGTGTCTAGAAAAAATTACACAGAACTTATCAATCAGAGGGACTACAAATTGAACAAAATAAACTATCCAGGGAAATACACAGGACCAGAAGCTTTGAGTTTTGATATTGTAAAGCAACAGATGCACTTgctaaaataaatcctaattTGCAGGTCCATAGAGTGGTTGATCAGCATAGTCTTCAAGAAGGTGCTAGTTTTATAAATTCTAGCTAAAGCCTATTGTTCTATGCATCTCCCAAAACCCTAAGCACTTCGATCCAGCATGTCTCGAAACTCTTTCTCAGCAGAGATCAGCCTCTCAAGCTTCAACGAATCACGGAACCGCTCTATAAACTCCTCACAATCAGCATCAACACCCTCCCCATTTTCGTCATCATCTCTCGAGGTATTCTGATTTCGATGTCCATCTTTGCTACAATGATGAACACGAACTCTTTCTCTTGTTATGGTAAAAGCTCGTGCAGCCGCAGCAGCAGTCTGCTCATGCACAGTTGTTGCTACAATTGGTGATGATTTCATTGCCCCACTGCCGTGACGCTGCCGCTTCTTGTAGTCATCAAAATGAACATGGTATTGATAATAATGGTTGTGGTAGTCATCACTGTTCTTGAAGGATTTGAATATACGTAGCAAGTGCTTCCAATCCTTCTTAGGAGATTTGGGAAGCTTGTTATCATCTGATTTTGGGATTAAGCAAGACATGGTAGTAAAACTCCACGGTGGTGATGATCAAGTTCTTGgatatcatatatattgtgGTTATGTTTGTTTCGACACAGCTAAACTAAGCCTAAAAATCAATTAATTGTAGAATCTTCTGTACGCCACATCTTTCTTGATCATACCCTAAACTTCGGCTATTTTGAATAGACAAGATCAAAGGATTCCGCGTATTATTTATTATGATTGCTTTCAATTACTAGATTCAAAATTTTATGTGTTTGTTTCTTCTGAGGACGAGAGATTATCAAAGGCAATTAATGTCCATGCAAAAGCCGGAGGTTGAAGTTGGAAAGaatcgaaatggtaatcacAAAAAATCCTGTGCCCACTAACAAAAATTTCTCCTCATTAACTCACAAAACATACTATTATGTCTTCCATTTCCTTAATTAATTCATTTATGATCATATTCTCGGCGATATATAAGTTTGTTTGTTACCTTATAATCTTATATAATCATTTTGTGATTTTATCTCAAACATCTCTTGCAAAAATTTCTCTAATAATTTGATTGAAAGTTAAGAAATTAGATCTGCATCCTCGGATATGAAAATCAAACGAATTGATATTATGGTTGATTGTAGGCCAGAAGTTGCTAACGATCTTAACATCCATGGTCAAATCTTCTGAGATTTCATGTAAAGCCATGAAAGCCGGCGCCATACATATCATAATCTGGTACGCATGTCTCTAGAAGAAGTAtctattacaaatttacaatctcACAGTTCTTACTATTAAAATATATGGCCATTTGTTCAGACAATTCATGTAAAGCCAGAAAGCCATACACAAATAACAAATTGGTACACGCATCTTTACATATGAGAAGTATCTATTgtgtggttttaacttgaagtatcatcatatatatgacAGATGAAAGTCAGTCACCAAAAGATAAAGAAGAGACAACATCCTGTAATACATAAGATTGTGAATAAGCTGACTAACTTTGGTAGCTCTGCTGCAGCATTTTCGCCTTGTATATACTCCCCGAAAGGTCCAAAACCATTGAAGTTCCCTACACGATCGATGAAAGTTACATGTATAAgttgtaatttttatatttgctAATGTATGTTTTCTTGCTAGAAATCTGACATGCATGTACGTTGTCAAACTCTTAATTTAGTTTACACATGTTATCTTGTTATGTAGATTACCTCTTTGGCTGGTATAGCTGCAACCTTCATGGAGGATACCTCTTATATCTGGTACTCTAGCCTTATTATTGAAAATGAAGGTCGATAACATGCTGTCAACTCACTTCAGCACTTGCTGTGTCTCAGCAAGACAAGGTCCATGGCAGAACAAATCAAGTGCATCAGGAGGCACATTAAGGTTTCCACTTTCATTCAATCGATATGCTTCGTCACAATCAGAATAAATCTGCAGGTTATTAACTTAAAATTACATCTCATAATCAACTGACATTATCCAAAAGAAAGACAATTTTGGAAACTGAGTGCATATATAGTTTAGACTTTGGACTCACAAACTTATTGCTGAAGCATGTTAAGGCATAAAAAAACCTTTCCCCCGGGTTGTCTGCTGCATAACCTACCATATATACCAGAACATCATACGATGATTATCAAGCCTttcggaaaaaaaattagaatacaGTTAGCAGACGGTGGGACAAAAATAATCTAACCTGAGAAGCAGCATAATACAACAGTGAGAAAAAAAGTGAAGCCAAGGAACTTGTGTATTGgagagaaaacaaagaaagtcATTATAATGGTGAAGCTATGTGAAACTGATTCTTGAAAGTAGTATAGGGGAAGTGTATGgtcttttatttctttaatAAGGCATGAGATTCTGCCACTTTACTTTGGTAACCCAAAAGGAAGAGAGATAGGTTGGTGGTTTGAGCTAGTTATAGCAGAAAATGGTTGGGGACAAATGGACTTGTAAAGAGTGAAGTTGGTAATGGAAGCCACCAACTTTGTAGTTAGTCTTTGAACATTACCATTTTGGGTGTAAAAACCTAGAACTAAATGTGTCATTTGTTAAAATAACAATTCTTTTGCTTTATCTTTTAAGCAATCTATATTCTATACTGGTTTCATGTTGTGGTTGTCCTGCAGATGTAACATTTTAGGCATGTTATTTGTTTAGTGCAAACCTATCAAACAAGTACTATTGGTACCTATTTGAAAATCATCCTGTATGTGCTGTCATGATCGAACTGTCACATAGCAATAGCATTTACAACAAAGTTAACATTTAATTCGAAAGCATGAAGAGCATGCACCAATGAATCTACTACGCTATGTAGGATaattgagaagaagaagaccttCATTCTTGAGTATCTGAACATGtggttgtaacgaccccaaaatttcaagtataaaaactcaaaatttcaaaatcgtgaaacaccaaaacaatttcaatgaaattgaaatcatttaaaatgcaacagcggatcattactgagtttattatacaactcagacaaccaattattacaaaccaatttATAAATCAATagtacataaaatggaaatgtaatattccTCACAAACTCTCACGCTAATCCACAATACATCTTCACCACAAGCTGGGAagtgaacgacttcgagtcctCAGAGTTGTTCttcgattcccactaatcgacacctgcggaaatatcccctacaccatcgaattggtgcaccgggattgtacaaatcaaatcacatgctcaatatataattctcatcaccaccgtgatcatattcacaaacgaaatcctaacaatatataatatagcgaattatatatatatgtacctatctaccatttatacaatatatatatatataatccactatatcatatacatgttatatttcataaacaatactttgcataatcttgaatctctgcaagggtagattcgtaaataagtgagattttactcactttatcaactcgagcgtaattccacgatTTCCGAaggtaattcatttccttgatttatcgatcaccttgaaaagataagaaaagaatttagaatcgttacgtaaatctttaaatgccgaaatagtaataatatgttattgttcagcaatttctggttttacgaattcactgttcacttGATACTAttcactgagtactattcactattcccgtattactgtacaaatacacatccattacgtatttctgtacgtgcACATACtgttacgtattcatgtacgtatgaatactattcaaatgtaaatattgtctcagtaaataaaaattactgaattacccttctgaaattactttttacatttactgaaagtaatttacatttacatttactgtatgtaaaataaaatttacatttaccctacgtaaatcacatttttacattcaccgtcgtaaaaataaagtttaccaATTTACTGTGTCGAATCACTGTTCAtccgccgccgcacgtggggcccacgcgacGAGCCTAAatccggcgcgtagcacgccaccgccgcccaattTCTCCTCCTCACCCTCTCCTCTACCTTCCTGCGGCATCACGCCGCTCCTCACCTCCTCCACGctacctcacgcgccgcctaaggcggcggtatcagCCTTCATCCaatcctcctccgatctccacaatTCCAAcccaaattcaaccaaaa contains:
- the LOC126797545 gene encoding probable protein disulfide-isomerase A6; this translates as MMSSNKTLFALGALALLAVSSVFADDVVVLTEENFEKEVGQDRAALVEFYAPWCGHCKKLAPEYEKLGASFKKAKNVLIAKVDCDEHKSVCGKFGVSGYPTIQWFPKGSLEPKKYEAARTSEALVEYVNKEAGTNVKIAAIPSSVVVLTQETFDDIVLDKTKDVLVEFYAPWCGHCKSLAPTYEKVAAAFKLDKDVVIANVDADNYKDIAEKYGVSGYPTLKFFPRGNKDGEEYGGGRDLEDFVNFINEKCGTSRDAKGQLTSKAGIVASLDELVKDFVKASDEEKKAIASKIEEEVGKLEGSAARYGKIYVNAAKKSLAKGGDYAKNEIQRLERILEKSVNPTKADEFTLKKNVLYTFASSS
- the LOC126799277 gene encoding uncharacterized protein LOC126799277, with the protein product MASTGGAAGVDNTHRRKFDLEEYAEKARERERKEEEVARKSKSKGPPVQRKPLKHRDYEVDLESRLGKTQVVTPIAPLSQQGGYFCPVCECVVKDSANYLDHINGKKHQRALGMSMRVERASLEQVQSRFEKLKKRKTDLPFTEQDLDERILKQQQEEEERKRQRREKKKEKKKEKVGEEEIDIDPDVAAMMGFGGFGSSKK